In Puntigrus tetrazona isolate hp1 chromosome 7, ASM1883169v1, whole genome shotgun sequence, the following are encoded in one genomic region:
- the adma gene encoding adrenomedullin a encodes MQLILQSIFCCCLLATVALSVDSAKHDLKRSVRLQRSKRDFSLAALRTLDNSQFVRPDDVKDNLRPHSSTDISIRTKRSKNSINQSRRSGCSLGTCTVHVLAHRLHDLNNKLKIGNAPPDKINPFGYGRRRRSVPEKVMTLRQEGSRLQTVWSSSNSQSRLHKLEALLRRT; translated from the exons ATGCAACTGATACTGCAGTCAATCTTCTGCTGCTGCCTGCTGGCCACCGTTGCACTCAGCGTGGACAGTGCAAAACATGACCTGAAAAGAAG TGTCCGGCTGCAGAGATCGAAAAGGGATTTCAGCCTTGCTGCACTGAGGACTTTAGACAACAGTCAGTTTGTCAGACCGGACGATGTCAAAGACAACTTAAGGCCACATTCTAG CACTGACATCAGCATTAGGACAAAACGCTCCAAGAACTCCATCAACCAGTCCAGGAGATCGGGCTGCTCGCTTGGCACCTGCACGGTGCATGTGCTGGCGCACCGTCTCCATGACCTCAACAACAAGCTGAAGATCGGGAACGCTCCCCCTGATAAGATTAATCCCTTCGGGTATGGCCGACGGCGAAGGTCCGTTCCAGAGAAAGTAATGACACTGAGACAGGAGGGCAGCAGGCTGCAGACGGTGTGGAGCAGCTCAAACTCTCAATCGCGGCTGCACAAACTGGAAGCGCTGCTCAGACGGACGTGA